In Pantoea cypripedii, the following proteins share a genomic window:
- a CDS encoding SelT/SelW/SelH family protein, which yields MTHKPAVNIHYCTQCNWLLRSAWMAQELLHTFADDLASVTLQPGTGGVFEITIDGKVIWERKQEGGFPDAAALKQRVRDYCFPDRELGHVDKKKPTGN from the coding sequence ATGACACACAAACCGGCGGTGAATATTCATTACTGTACGCAATGCAACTGGCTGCTGCGCTCAGCGTGGATGGCACAGGAGCTGCTGCATACTTTTGCTGACGATTTAGCCTCTGTCACCTTGCAGCCCGGCACCGGCGGCGTGTTTGAGATAACCATTGATGGCAAGGTGATTTGGGAGCGTAAACAGGAAGGCGGTTTTCCCGACGCCGCCGCATTAAAGCAGCGGGTGCGTGATTATTGTTTCCCGGATCGCGAGCTGGGGCATGTGGATAAGAAGAAACCGACCGGGAATTGA
- a CDS encoding UbiX family flavin prenyltransferase produces MSRRRIIVGISGASGFQYGMKALQLLRDQDVEVHLVVTKGAEVTRSMETDWQRQEITDLADEVHSISNLGASISSGSFKTLGMLIAPCSMNSLASIAHGLTGNLLTRAADVILKERRRLVLMVRETPLNLVHIRNMAAVTEMGGIVYPPVPAFYQKPQSVDEMVHHSVARALDLFDLDVGNLKRWGEKHHEA; encoded by the coding sequence GTGAGCAGAAGGCGCATTATCGTCGGCATTAGCGGCGCGTCTGGTTTCCAGTACGGTATGAAGGCGCTGCAATTGCTGCGCGATCAGGATGTTGAGGTCCACCTGGTGGTGACCAAAGGCGCGGAAGTGACGCGTTCAATGGAAACCGATTGGCAGCGGCAGGAGATTACCGATTTAGCCGATGAGGTGCATAGCATCAGTAACCTCGGCGCGTCGATCTCCAGCGGCTCGTTTAAGACCCTCGGCATGTTGATTGCGCCCTGCTCAATGAACTCGCTGGCGTCCATTGCCCATGGACTGACCGGCAATCTGCTGACCCGTGCAGCAGATGTGATCCTGAAAGAGCGGCGTCGGCTGGTGTTAATGGTCCGTGAGACGCCGCTCAATCTGGTGCACATTCGCAACATGGCGGCAGTTACCGAAATGGGCGGCATTGTTTATCCGCCGGTTCCGGCTTTTTACCAGAAGCCACAATCCGTGGATGAAATGGTACATCACAGCGTAGCGCGCGCCCTCGACCTGTTTGACCTCGATGTTGGCAACCTGAAACGCTGGGGTGAAAAACATCATGAAGCGTAA
- a CDS encoding DUF554 domain-containing protein: MVVGPFVNGSAVLIGGLAGAFLGTKVPERLRVALPMTFGLSSMGLGIVLIGKIHSLPAVILALIIGAAIGELVFLEEKIGRLGNLAKGLVGRFQSEQTETGLSGAAFTEKYVAILVLFCASGTGIIGAMTEGMTHDPNILFVKSIMDIFTAAIFATLLGYAVAVIAVPQLIIQLVLASAAVLIMPHTSPTMMSDFTAAGGFIMLAAGFRIAGIKSFPVANMLPALILVMPVSYLWSMYIH; the protein is encoded by the coding sequence ATGGTAGTGGGACCCTTTGTCAACGGCAGTGCCGTACTGATTGGCGGACTGGCGGGCGCGTTTCTCGGCACGAAAGTACCGGAACGGCTGCGCGTAGCTCTGCCAATGACCTTCGGCCTGTCGTCGATGGGCCTCGGGATTGTGTTGATTGGTAAAATTCACAGTTTACCGGCAGTGATTCTGGCGCTGATTATCGGTGCCGCCATCGGTGAACTGGTGTTTCTGGAAGAGAAAATTGGCCGGCTGGGTAATCTGGCAAAAGGGCTGGTTGGACGTTTCCAGAGCGAACAAACCGAAACCGGTCTGTCGGGTGCTGCCTTTACTGAGAAGTATGTGGCGATTCTGGTGCTGTTCTGTGCCAGCGGCACCGGCATTATCGGGGCAATGACCGAAGGGATGACGCACGATCCCAATATCCTGTTTGTGAAATCAATCATGGATATCTTTACCGCTGCGATTTTTGCTACCTTGCTGGGTTACGCAGTGGCGGTAATCGCCGTGCCGCAGCTGATTATTCAGCTGGTGCTGGCTTCAGCGGCGGTGCTGATTATGCCGCACACCTCGCCGACCATGATGAGTGACTTCACCGCAGCGGGTGGATTTATCATGCTGGCAGCCGGTTTCCGTATCGCGGGGATTAAATCTTTCCCGGTCGCCAATATGCTGCCCGCGTTGATACTGGTGATGCCGGTCAGTTATCTGTGGTCGATGTATATCCACTAA
- a CDS encoding TonB-dependent receptor domain-containing protein has product MSPIFQGFTSQRLFKTAVLASAIHAACGYAATSDNQDLAISGKKTTTNEPVMTVTAPKQPLVAGSRTTLSADELQKQGGNDFGSIMRYQPLVTAPGAAGGSNTGKSGYTGDRGGYTGYNIRGLEDNRVSIDVDGIEQPLATGRSSVGRAGSGTFGIGRDYIDPYMYGSVGIVEGATDVSNKNLALGGSVSFRPKSPDDYLSPTKQTYFGYQSDYDSSNRSWHNGITAAAGDETLRGIVVISRRDGQETRNNSGTIDAYPANWHSDAIAATGIWQPNSEHQFSATLDYYHKTNHTNFDYWGSSTTTIYGRADQSSQTRRWSGMLKDLWTPDNNLLVDSLESSIYYQQTEAHDDTAAPAAGTVEAHNIYSNYNTKTFGFETKGEKSWLFNNFRYGLNGSIAKTERPYWLDPAQTSYNNITRPEADSRTWSLGVYAEDTMSWDLNGHTFSIIPGVRYAYQNTKPQNLSSLAGGDADLSTGDVETLYGKGFSDGQILPSLAFQYNLTPKMMAYLQYKRGAQFPNASQMYGSWNLSSNYGGSNQYALLGNTDLKTETSNNFEFGLKGEAVEGITFSAATFYNSYKNFIDYTRYSRSANPEVFTNIPDNIGIAYRAENRDKAYIYGAEFGSKFNIGTWVPEVDGLTARLAFGYAQGASKSSYLGDKYVPLESVPPMRLITGVAYDDPDQRYGAAVTATFNHGKRATYTQRQSYNNTGSAIGTTNNTYYQNIPGYALVDLTAYYRVTKNVKISGGIYNLTDRKYWDYLSSRDLESTTSKTDQNYYDSQLAVMPGRTFQLGVNVDF; this is encoded by the coding sequence ATGTCTCCAATTTTTCAGGGGTTCACCTCACAGCGTCTGTTTAAAACAGCGGTGCTGGCATCCGCCATCCATGCAGCCTGCGGCTACGCAGCCACCAGCGACAATCAGGATCTGGCGATTTCAGGCAAAAAAACCACCACAAATGAACCGGTGATGACGGTCACTGCGCCGAAACAACCGCTGGTTGCCGGTAGCCGTACCACGCTTTCTGCCGACGAGTTGCAGAAACAGGGTGGTAATGATTTTGGCTCCATTATGCGCTATCAGCCGCTGGTCACCGCGCCGGGTGCCGCTGGCGGCAGCAACACCGGCAAGAGTGGCTATACCGGGGACCGTGGCGGTTATACCGGTTATAACATTCGTGGCCTGGAAGATAACCGCGTTTCCATTGACGTAGACGGCATTGAACAGCCTTTAGCCACCGGCCGCAGCTCAGTGGGCCGTGCCGGTTCAGGCACCTTCGGGATTGGTCGCGACTATATCGATCCTTATATGTATGGATCCGTGGGTATCGTCGAAGGCGCTACCGATGTTTCCAACAAGAACCTGGCGCTTGGCGGATCGGTTTCATTCCGGCCAAAATCCCCGGATGACTATTTGTCACCCACCAAACAAACCTACTTCGGTTACCAGAGTGACTACGACTCTTCCAACCGCAGCTGGCACAACGGCATCACTGCCGCGGCAGGCGATGAAACCCTGCGTGGTATTGTGGTGATCAGCCGTCGTGACGGCCAGGAAACCCGCAATAACAGCGGAACCATTGATGCGTATCCGGCGAACTGGCACTCTGACGCCATTGCCGCGACCGGTATCTGGCAGCCAAACAGCGAACACCAGTTCAGCGCCACCCTGGATTACTATCACAAAACCAACCACACCAACTTCGATTACTGGGGCAGCAGCACCACGACTATTTATGGCCGAGCCGATCAGAGCAGCCAGACGCGTCGCTGGAGCGGCATGCTGAAAGATCTCTGGACGCCAGATAACAACCTGCTGGTGGACAGCCTCGAAAGCAGCATCTATTACCAGCAAACCGAAGCACATGATGATACCGCTGCGCCAGCGGCCGGTACGGTTGAAGCCCACAATATCTATTCAAACTACAACACCAAAACCTTTGGCTTTGAAACCAAAGGGGAAAAAAGCTGGTTGTTTAACAACTTCCGCTACGGCCTGAACGGCAGCATTGCCAAAACCGAACGTCCGTACTGGCTGGATCCGGCACAGACCTCGTACAACAACATCACCCGACCTGAAGCGGATAGCCGTACCTGGAGTTTAGGCGTCTATGCTGAAGATACGATGAGCTGGGATCTGAATGGTCACACCTTCTCGATCATTCCTGGGGTGCGTTACGCTTACCAGAATACCAAGCCGCAAAATCTTTCCAGCCTGGCAGGCGGTGATGCGGATCTGTCTACCGGTGATGTGGAAACGCTTTATGGCAAGGGATTCAGTGACGGGCAGATCCTGCCGTCGCTCGCCTTCCAGTACAATCTGACGCCGAAGATGATGGCGTATCTGCAATACAAGCGCGGTGCGCAGTTCCCGAACGCCAGCCAAATGTATGGCTCATGGAACCTGTCGTCTAATTACGGTGGTAGCAATCAGTATGCTCTGCTGGGTAACACTGACTTGAAAACCGAAACCAGCAACAACTTTGAGTTCGGTCTGAAAGGTGAAGCTGTCGAAGGGATCACCTTCTCGGCGGCGACCTTCTACAACAGTTACAAAAACTTTATCGACTACACCCGTTACAGCCGTAGCGCGAATCCGGAAGTCTTCACTAACATTCCGGATAACATCGGTATCGCTTACCGCGCAGAAAACCGTGATAAAGCTTATATCTATGGGGCAGAGTTCGGCAGCAAGTTCAACATCGGGACATGGGTGCCTGAAGTTGATGGCCTGACTGCACGCCTGGCGTTTGGTTATGCGCAGGGCGCGTCGAAATCCAGCTACCTGGGTGACAAATATGTGCCGCTGGAGAGCGTGCCGCCGATGCGTCTGATCACCGGCGTGGCTTACGATGATCCGGATCAGCGCTACGGTGCCGCAGTGACCGCCACCTTTAACCACGGTAAGCGTGCCACCTACACCCAGCGTCAGAGCTATAACAACACCGGTAGCGCGATTGGTACCACCAACAATACTTACTACCAGAACATCCCAGGTTACGCGCTGGTGGACCTGACGGCTTACTATCGTGTCACCAAAAACGTCAAAATCAGTGGCGGGATCTACAACCTGACTGACCGTAA
- a CDS encoding manganese/iron ABC transporter ATP-binding protein, protein MTQVAGIAASGVSVTYRNGHTALREASFSVPGGSIAALVGVNGSGKSTLFKAVMGFVRLAQGEIRILGMPTRQALRRNLVAYVPQAEEVDWSFPVLVEDVVMMGRYGHMGMLRIAKQHDHDMVNAALDRVDMLALRHRQIGELSGGQKKRVFLARAIAQQGEVILLDEPFTGVDVQTEAKIISLLRELRDEGKTLLVSTHNLGSVTEFCDYTVMVKGTVLASGPTATTFTQQNLERAFSGVLRHVVLNGSEDRIITDDERPFVAHLPHGKQRV, encoded by the coding sequence ATGACCCAGGTCGCAGGCATTGCCGCATCCGGAGTGAGCGTTACCTACCGCAACGGGCACACCGCCCTGCGGGAGGCCAGTTTCAGCGTACCGGGCGGCTCCATCGCCGCGCTGGTTGGAGTTAACGGCTCCGGTAAATCGACGCTGTTTAAGGCAGTGATGGGGTTTGTGCGACTGGCGCAGGGGGAAATTCGCATCCTCGGCATGCCAACGCGTCAGGCGCTGCGGCGCAACCTGGTTGCCTACGTGCCCCAGGCGGAAGAGGTTGACTGGTCTTTTCCGGTGCTGGTGGAAGATGTGGTGATGATGGGCCGTTACGGCCATATGGGGATGCTGCGTATTGCCAAACAGCATGACCATGACATGGTCAACGCTGCGCTGGATCGCGTCGATATGCTGGCCCTGCGTCATCGTCAGATTGGTGAACTTTCCGGCGGCCAGAAAAAACGCGTGTTTCTGGCGCGCGCCATCGCACAACAGGGCGAAGTGATCCTGCTCGATGAACCATTTACCGGGGTGGATGTGCAGACCGAAGCCAAAATCATCAGCCTGCTGCGGGAACTGCGCGATGAAGGGAAAACCCTGCTGGTTTCAACGCATAATCTCGGCTCGGTCACTGAGTTCTGTGATTACACGGTGATGGTGAAAGGCACGGTGCTGGCAAGCGGTCCGACGGCGACCACTTTCACCCAGCAAAATCTGGAACGCGCGTTTAGCGGCGTGCTGCGCCATGTGGTGCTGAACGGTTCAGAAGATCGCATCATCACCGATGATGAACGGCCGTTCGTCGCCCATCTGCCCCACGGCAAACAGAGGGTCTGA
- a CDS encoding PadR family transcriptional regulator, whose product MKQHRDFAWHGDQAQRGFCAGARKKRRERMLDASDIRLLMLHFLAQSNAHGYELIKSVEELSKGEYSPSPGIIYPNLTLLEEMDAIRVVDAQESRKAYTLNDGGRALLAENRENVATIIQRLTSLAILVNNRSIPEVEQAIHNIKFTLNHRLAQENISAETLEVVITALNEAAGKIAKS is encoded by the coding sequence ATGAAACAGCATCGGGATTTTGCATGGCACGGCGACCAGGCACAGCGTGGCTTTTGTGCGGGGGCGCGTAAAAAGCGCCGTGAACGAATGCTGGATGCCAGTGATATCCGTCTGTTAATGCTGCACTTTCTGGCGCAAAGCAATGCGCACGGTTATGAGCTGATCAAATCGGTTGAAGAACTCTCCAAAGGGGAATACTCCCCCAGTCCCGGTATTATCTACCCCAATCTGACGCTGCTGGAAGAGATGGACGCCATTCGTGTGGTGGACGCTCAGGAGTCACGCAAGGCATACACGCTTAATGATGGTGGCCGTGCGTTGCTGGCGGAAAACCGTGAAAATGTCGCGACTATTATTCAGCGTCTCACCTCTCTGGCTATTCTGGTCAATAACCGCAGCATTCCTGAAGTTGAACAGGCGATTCACAATATTAAATTCACGTTAAATCATCGTCTGGCGCAGGAAAATATTTCCGCTGAAACACTTGAGGTCGTGATCACAGCGTTAAATGAAGCCGCAGGGAAAATCGCAAAGAGTTGA
- a CDS encoding LysR family transcriptional regulator, giving the protein MDLKRLHYFCSIAEQGSISKAAKLLNIAQPPLGKRLQELEEEIGSPLFTRTPRRMVLTEAGTFLYRQACDILSRVNQLKRQTITIATRKQRRVNIGISYLYLRYFNSILMDYYRNRPDWDINVIVSDSSHLEAMLLDNTVDIALMQVPGDRQPWFIRELEPIDTIAVISSHYSPMLAGKALQFSDLSGIPLMLLHRIGGEGTYEVMRSKLFSSLDQVNITIKVSEPRLVLEMMEQGFDGAAFLPRSEFIPSALGKYMVCPLAEPFAIYHPAIVTLSTAQDRLLWPQEHEVA; this is encoded by the coding sequence ATGGATCTCAAACGATTGCATTACTTTTGCTCGATAGCGGAACAAGGCTCCATCAGTAAAGCCGCGAAGCTATTGAACATCGCACAACCGCCGCTGGGTAAGCGCCTGCAGGAGCTGGAAGAGGAAATTGGTTCACCGCTGTTTACCCGCACACCACGTCGTATGGTGTTGACCGAAGCCGGAACCTTTCTCTATCGCCAGGCCTGCGACATCTTAAGCCGGGTCAATCAACTCAAGCGCCAGACCATCACCATCGCCACGCGCAAACAGCGCCGGGTAAATATCGGTATTTCCTACCTTTATCTGCGTTATTTCAACAGCATCCTGATGGATTACTACCGCAACCGCCCCGACTGGGACATCAACGTGATTGTGTCTGATTCCAGCCATCTGGAAGCGATGCTGCTGGATAACACCGTGGATATTGCGCTGATGCAAGTTCCTGGCGATCGCCAGCCCTGGTTTATCCGTGAGCTGGAACCGATTGATACTATCGCGGTGATTTCTTCCCACTACAGCCCAATGCTGGCCGGGAAAGCCTTGCAGTTCAGTGACCTGAGCGGCATTCCGCTGATGTTGCTGCACCGTATCGGCGGGGAAGGGACCTATGAAGTGATGCGCAGCAAACTGTTCAGTAGCCTCGATCAGGTGAATATCACCATTAAGGTTTCAGAACCGCGTCTGGTATTGGAAATGATGGAGCAGGGTTTTGATGGCGCGGCATTTTTACCGCGCTCCGAATTTATCCCCAGCGCACTGGGCAAATATATGGTGTGCCCGCTGGCGGAACCTTTCGCGATTTATCATCCGGCGATCGTCACCTTAAGTACCGCGCAGGACCGGCTGTTATGGCCGCAGGAGCATGAGGTCGCCTGA
- a CDS encoding UbiD family decarboxylase, with product MSETKKQPVHDLRSAISLLQSLKGEFVSTDTEVDPHAELSGVYRYVGAGGTCERPTRKGPAMMFNKVKGFPDVRVVTGLMSTRERVGHLLDCAPEKLGFLLKDSVHHAVAPVVISEKPLCQEVVHYAEDPNFDLRTLLPAPTNTEEDAGPYFTMGMCYASDPETHESDITIHRLCIQSRDELSMWLTPGRHIDAFREKAEKAGQPLPISISIGVDPAIEIAACFEPPTTPLGFNELSIAGALRGKPVELAPCVSINEKAIAHAEIVIEGELLPNVRVREDQNTNTGKAMPEFPGYTGEAKAQLPVIKVKAVTHRKHPILQTTLGPSGEHVSMAGIPTEASILDMLERAMPGRVVNVNAHTSGGGKLLAVIQFRKSSPVDEGRQRQAALIAFAAFSELKHVILVDEDVDVFDTDDILWAMQTRFQGDVDIATIAGVRCHPLDPSQDPAYSTSITQQGMTTKTIFDCTVPWHLKAHFERSKFKKVDVKRFLPDFE from the coding sequence ATGTCTGAAACCAAAAAACAGCCGGTGCATGATCTGCGTTCGGCCATCTCATTGCTACAAAGCCTGAAAGGCGAATTCGTCAGCACCGATACTGAAGTCGACCCCCATGCGGAACTCTCCGGCGTGTATCGCTATGTCGGTGCCGGTGGTACCTGCGAGCGTCCAACGCGCAAAGGCCCGGCGATGATGTTCAACAAGGTGAAAGGTTTTCCTGATGTGCGCGTGGTGACTGGCCTGATGTCAACTCGCGAGCGTGTCGGCCACCTGCTGGATTGCGCGCCAGAAAAACTGGGTTTTCTGCTGAAAGACTCGGTACATCATGCGGTTGCGCCGGTGGTGATCAGTGAAAAACCGCTATGCCAGGAAGTGGTGCACTACGCGGAAGATCCGAATTTTGACCTGCGTACCTTATTACCCGCACCAACCAACACCGAAGAGGATGCCGGTCCTTACTTCACCATGGGGATGTGCTACGCGTCCGACCCGGAAACGCACGAGTCAGATATCACCATCCACCGTCTGTGCATTCAAAGCCGCGATGAACTGTCGATGTGGTTGACCCCAGGCCGTCATATTGATGCTTTCCGTGAAAAAGCGGAAAAAGCCGGTCAGCCGCTGCCGATCTCCATCAGCATTGGCGTTGACCCGGCGATTGAAATTGCTGCCTGCTTTGAACCGCCGACAACACCGCTGGGCTTTAACGAACTGAGCATTGCCGGGGCATTGCGTGGTAAGCCGGTAGAACTGGCACCGTGCGTCAGCATCAACGAAAAAGCCATCGCCCACGCTGAAATCGTGATTGAAGGCGAACTGCTGCCGAATGTGCGGGTGCGTGAAGACCAGAACACCAACACCGGTAAAGCGATGCCGGAATTCCCCGGTTATACCGGCGAAGCCAAAGCACAACTGCCGGTGATCAAAGTGAAAGCCGTTACCCACCGCAAACACCCGATTCTGCAAACCACTCTTGGCCCAAGCGGCGAACACGTCAGCATGGCTGGTATCCCGACCGAAGCCAGTATTCTCGATATGCTGGAACGCGCTATGCCGGGCCGTGTAGTGAATGTGAATGCTCACACTTCAGGTGGCGGCAAGCTGCTGGCGGTGATTCAGTTTAGAAAATCTTCCCCGGTGGATGAAGGTCGCCAGCGTCAGGCCGCTCTGATTGCCTTCGCGGCTTTCTCTGAACTGAAGCATGTGATCCTGGTGGATGAGGATGTGGATGTGTTCGACACCGATGACATCCTGTGGGCGATGCAAACCCGCTTCCAGGGCGATGTCGATATCGCCACCATCGCCGGTGTGCGTTGCCATCCGCTCGATCCGTCGCAGGACCCGGCCTACAGCACCAGCATCACGCAACAAGGTATGACCACCAAAACCATCTTTGACTGCACCGTGCCGTGGCATTTGAAAGCCCACTTTGAACGTTCGAAGTTCAAAAAAGTGGATGTAAAACGTTTCCTTCCCGATTTTGAGTAA
- a CDS encoding GlcG/HbpS family heme-binding protein, with amino-acid sequence MEKKPESTSVVLAQTYHSISLAAARTVITAALQTAAQHGWHISVAVVDRAGELVSLDRSDAAIGISPSVAQGKARTAALLRAPSKEFESFINSGSPSFLATPGVTPLEGGIPLWLHGEVIGAVGVSGAHGANDSLVAEQAAEALASF; translated from the coding sequence ATGGAAAAAAAACCTGAATCGACCAGCGTTGTGCTGGCCCAGACTTACCACTCGATTTCGCTGGCGGCGGCACGCACCGTTATCACTGCGGCTCTGCAAACCGCAGCCCAACATGGCTGGCATATCAGCGTCGCGGTAGTGGATCGCGCTGGCGAGCTGGTCAGCCTGGATCGCAGCGATGCGGCGATCGGCATCAGCCCGAGCGTGGCGCAGGGTAAAGCGCGCACCGCCGCGTTGTTACGCGCCCCCTCGAAAGAGTTCGAAAGCTTTATCAATAGCGGCAGCCCCAGCTTCCTCGCTACTCCGGGGGTGACGCCACTCGAAGGCGGCATTCCGCTGTGGTTACACGGCGAAGTGATCGGTGCGGTCGGCGTGAGCGGAGCGCACGGCGCTAACGATTCACTGGTGGCTGAACAGGCTGCTGAAGCGCTGGCCTCATTCTAA
- a CDS encoding siderophore-interacting protein → MRKQTPTGNPRAPQRVRNELRFRHITVASKTRVAGEFWRIVFTGSDLAGFNSPSYDDHIKVFFPEAGGVLALPQMTDEGVVWPAGMRPAARDYTPLAFNGVDSLTIDFFIHDGGVASNWANDAQPGDQLAMGGPRGSLIIPADYASQIYVCDETGLPAIKRRLAEIDAQDVHLLAFVDEATGRDYLGELAGVNVSWLGSGTMQSDNLGALIAKLDRISLPTEEYFIWLTGEGEAVKLLSDYFTQRRGADTDFVRAVAYWHQK, encoded by the coding sequence TTGAGAAAACAGACCCCGACAGGTAACCCACGCGCGCCGCAACGTGTGCGCAATGAACTGCGTTTCCGCCACATCACCGTGGCAAGCAAAACCCGTGTTGCCGGAGAATTCTGGCGCATTGTCTTTACCGGCAGCGATCTGGCGGGTTTCAACTCGCCTTCCTATGACGACCATATCAAAGTTTTCTTCCCGGAAGCGGGCGGGGTGCTGGCGTTGCCACAGATGACCGACGAAGGCGTGGTGTGGCCTGCGGGCATGCGTCCGGCAGCGCGTGATTACACGCCGCTGGCGTTTAACGGCGTGGATTCGCTGACCATCGATTTCTTTATTCACGATGGCGGTGTGGCCAGCAACTGGGCTAATGATGCGCAGCCGGGCGACCAGCTGGCGATGGGCGGTCCGCGTGGTTCGCTGATCATTCCTGCTGATTATGCCAGCCAGATCTATGTCTGTGACGAAACCGGCCTGCCCGCTATCAAACGTCGTCTGGCGGAAATTGACGCCCAGGACGTGCATCTGCTGGCCTTTGTTGACGAAGCCACTGGCCGTGATTATCTCGGCGAACTGGCTGGCGTCAATGTCAGCTGGCTTGGCAGCGGCACCATGCAGAGTGATAACCTGGGTGCGCTGATTGCGAAGCTGGACCGGATCTCACTGCCGACCGAAGAATACTTTATCTGGCTGACCGGTGAAGGCGAGGCGGTGAAACTGCTGAGCGATTACTTTACCCAGCGTCGTGGTGCCGATACTGATTTTGTGCGTGCCGTAGCCTACTGGCATCAGAAATAA
- a CDS encoding metal ABC transporter substrate-binding protein, which translates to MKMIRGILLCTLLSTVVIPGAFASEKFRVVTTFTVIADMAKNVAGEAADVSSITKPGAEIHEYQPTPGDIKRAQGAQLILTNGMNLELWFRRFYQHLKDVPEVIVTRGVTPMGISEGPYNGKPNPHAWMSPDNALIYVDNIRDALMHYDPANAAIYQRNAETYKQKITATLLPLRQQVAQIPENKRWLVSSEGAFSYLARDLGLKELYLWPINADQQGTPQQVRRVIDRVRQENIPAVFSESTVSDKAARQVARETGAHYGGVLYVDSLSQADGPVPTYLDLLNVTTRTLVQGIKDGMKE; encoded by the coding sequence ATGAAAATGATAAGAGGAATATTGCTGTGCACGCTGCTGAGTACCGTGGTGATTCCCGGTGCTTTCGCCAGCGAGAAATTCAGGGTGGTGACCACCTTCACGGTCATCGCCGATATGGCGAAAAACGTGGCCGGAGAGGCGGCGGACGTCAGCTCGATCACCAAACCGGGTGCCGAAATCCATGAATATCAGCCCACGCCGGGCGACATCAAACGCGCTCAGGGGGCGCAGCTGATTCTTACCAACGGCATGAACCTTGAACTGTGGTTCCGGCGTTTTTATCAGCACTTAAAAGATGTGCCCGAAGTTATCGTTACACGCGGCGTGACGCCGATGGGCATCAGCGAAGGCCCGTACAATGGCAAACCCAATCCCCATGCCTGGATGTCCCCCGACAATGCCTTGATTTATGTCGACAACATCCGCGATGCGCTGATGCATTACGATCCGGCCAATGCCGCGATATATCAGCGCAATGCCGAGACTTACAAACAGAAAATCACCGCGACGCTGCTCCCGCTGCGCCAGCAAGTGGCACAAATCCCGGAAAATAAACGCTGGCTGGTTTCGAGTGAAGGCGCATTTTCCTATCTGGCGCGCGATTTGGGGCTGAAAGAACTTTATCTGTGGCCAATCAATGCCGACCAGCAAGGCACGCCGCAACAGGTACGCCGGGTGATTGATCGCGTCCGGCAGGAAAACATTCCTGCGGTTTTCAGTGAAAGCACGGTATCCGACAAAGCGGCACGCCAGGTGGCACGCGAAACCGGTGCGCACTACGGCGGCGTGTTGTATGTCGATTCGCTCAGCCAGGCCGATGGCCCGGTCCCCACTTATCTCGACTTACTCAACGTCACCACCCGTACGCTGGTGCAAGGCATCAAAGACGGCATGAAGGAGTAA
- a CDS encoding SDR family oxidoreductase, which translates to MAALQNKHLVVIGGSSGIGFQVGQQAAAAGASLTLLGRNTERLAQAQNALAEQGAQVATLAVDAHDHDALRAAFSQLDAFDHLVSMVGDAMGGGFLTADMALIEKVIYSKFLTNVLIGKLAAEKVRSGGSLTFTAGTGGRAQHACASYVGNQGIVSLAQGLAVELAPKARVNCVAPTWTVTPFWRQQAAEQVEQTRQHFAGIIPLGRTAEIDELASAYLFLMQNDFITGQQIAVDGGIMLG; encoded by the coding sequence ATGGCAGCCTTACAGAACAAACATCTGGTGGTGATTGGCGGCAGTTCCGGCATCGGTTTTCAGGTTGGGCAGCAGGCGGCAGCCGCAGGGGCCAGTCTGACGCTGCTCGGTCGCAATACCGAACGGCTGGCGCAGGCGCAGAACGCGTTAGCGGAGCAGGGCGCACAGGTGGCGACCCTCGCGGTAGATGCCCACGATCACGATGCGTTGCGCGCGGCTTTTAGCCAGCTTGATGCCTTTGATCATCTGGTATCGATGGTGGGCGATGCCATGGGCGGTGGCTTCCTTACCGCCGATATGGCGCTGATTGAAAAGGTGATTTACTCGAAATTCCTCACCAATGTGCTGATTGGCAAACTGGCGGCAGAAAAAGTGCGCTCAGGGGGTTCGCTGACCTTTACTGCGGGCACCGGTGGCCGCGCCCAGCATGCCTGTGCCAGCTATGTTGGCAATCAGGGCATTGTGTCGCTGGCGCAGGGGCTGGCTGTGGAGCTGGCACCGAAAGCGCGCGTCAACTGCGTCGCCCCCACCTGGACGGTGACACCGTTCTGGCGGCAGCAAGCCGCGGAGCAGGTGGAGCAAACCCGCCAGCATTTCGCCGGGATCATTCCGCTGGGCCGTACGGCGGAAATTGACGAGCTTGCCAGCGCTTATCTGTTCTTAATGCAAAACGATTTTATTACCGGACAACAAATCGCGGTGGACGGCGGCATTATGCTTGGCTGA